The DNA region CATTTCTAAAGCATCTTCCTCTGTTTTGTCTTTTAGACCACATAAATGAAGTACACCATGAATAATTACTCGATGCAATTCATCTTTGAAAGATGTTTCAAATTTGTTTGCATTATCTTTTATTCGATCGATGCTCACGAAGATATCTGAATCTACTTTATTTGAATCTGGTTCAGAATTATCAAAAGTAATGATATCTGTATATGTATCATGATTTAGATACTCTACATTAATATCGTATAGGTATTCGTCTGAACAGAATATGTAGTTTATCTCTCCAACTGCTTTGTCGTAAGCTTCAAAAGTTTGAGTTATCCACTCTACGACTTTCTCTTTATCTTCTAATTCAAAGTCTATTTGCTCTGTAAAGAAGTTTATTTCTGCCATTCTCTAACTATTCAGGTAAAATACTAAGGAAACTTTATTACCTGCATCTGAAAATTTAACCTCATCGGCCAAGTTCTTTATTAAAAAGATTCCTCTACCTCCTGGTTTTTCAAGATTTTCTGGTGCAGTAGGGTCTGGCAAGTTTTCGTAATCGAAACCTAGACCTTCATCTTCTACTACAAAAGAAAGGTTTTCCTCATTGAGTTCTACAGATAAATGGACATTTTTTTCTTTGTCACTTTTATTCCCGTGAACTATTGCATTGTTGACAGACTCTGTAACAGCAATCATGATGTTACCATATACGTCATCATTGAATTTGTAGTATTCACGAGCATGGTCTATAAAACTCTCTACTATGCGTATGTTATCAGTTAAAGACGGAATCTTGAGCTTTAATGGCTGTTGCATTACTTCGCTGCAATTATGGTTATTTTCTTATTTTCTTGAAATATTCATTAACCTCATTCTTGTAATACTGTTTCAAAGAGGTCGGTATTGTTCGGAGTAACTCAACTTGCATTTCTTTTTGCTTGAGGTACTCATCAAAGTTTGCATCTGGAGATTCACGATCTTTCTCTTTCGCAGTTTCTCCTTTGCGTTCTTTATCTAATTCTCTTTCTTTCTCAGATTTCTCTGACTCAAGTAATCGAGTTAGGATTTCTTTCTGGCGTCTGATGGTTTCTTCGGTTAGTTGTTTATTAACCAAATCTTCCTCAGTTTTCTCCATTTTCTGAAGGATTTCTTTGTAAGGATCTCCCTCTTCACCTTCAGCCTCTCCGTTACCAGATTTTTTTCCTTGCATTTGCTTACGGCCTTTCCCCATACTTTGTTTCAAAGCATTGCGAATCATTTCCTGTTCGGCAGCAAGTTTTGCTAATTGCTCGGATAATTGACGACCTGATTTCCCACTTTTTTTCAAATCTTGGATTTTCTGATTCAACTGTTTTTGCAAATCACTCATGCTCGGAGCTGATGAATTGTTTTTCTGATTCATTTGCTGCCCTGCCATAGACTGAGACATTTGCTGTTGCATCTGATCTAAGATATCATTGAGTAAAAGCGCAAGATTATTAACCGAAGTCATGGTAAACTGTTGCTTGCTCGATGCAATTTCTGGAATTCTTCTTCGGATAGCATCCAAAGATTCATCCATATACTTATTCATCTGAGTCACTTCACGAGTTACGAAAGATTGAATCTGAAAGACTCTTTTTGAAAGTGACATCAAACTGTCTTCAATAAAGCCTGCATCTCCTTTTAGCTTCAATTGTTCTTGAGAAAGCTTGACAAATTTAGGGTCTATTTTTCGAATATGACGAAATTCTTTCATCAATTCTTCTTGATTGAAGGAAAGCATCAACAAATTGTCAAGTATTTGACGAAGATCTTCGTAGTTTTCTTGCATCTGCATTTGCTGAGCTGACTGCATCATGCTTTGAAGCTGTTGTGACATCTGTTGCATTTTTTGTCCTGCTTTCTTCTGTGATTCTGATGCTTTCTGTTGTTGCTGCTGCTGAAGCTGCTCGCTGGCATTCTTTTGTTCTTCGGAAACTTCTTCGCGCTGCTCATCGAGATTATCCATGTTCTGAGAATTTTTCATTTCCTCATTCATCTGGTTCATCTCATCCATTTCTTTCTGAAGTTCCTCAAACTCCTTATTCAGTTCTTCTTGCTTTTCTTGAAGTGCTTTTTGTTCTTCTTCACTCAAACCTTCTTTATTCTCTCCCTCTTTGTTGTTTTCGCCACTTTCTTTATTACCGTCATTTCCGTCTTCGCTATTTTCACTATCCTTATTCTCTTTCCCCTCTTCCCCTTTTTCGTCTTTAGAAAGTTCTTCGGTTTCTTCTGCTAGCTCATTTTGTTTTTTTGCTAACTCTTCAAGCTCACTAGCCACTTCGTTAGCTTTGTTTTCAAATTTGAGTTTTTTGAAAAGCTCCAAAGCTCTATCCAACTCCTTTTGAAGGTTCTTTTGTTTGAACTCCATCTCATCCAAAGTCTCTTGCAGATTTTGGTTGATATAATTTTGTTCAAGGAGTTTATTTAGTTCATCGTAAAGCTTTTTGGTATCCTCATCCAAAAGT from Sediminitomix flava includes:
- the ybeY gene encoding rRNA maturation RNase YbeY, which gives rise to MAEINFFTEQIDFELEDKEKVVEWITQTFEAYDKAVGEINYIFCSDEYLYDINVEYLNHDTYTDIITFDNSEPDSNKVDSDIFVSIDRIKDNANKFETSFKDELHRVIIHGVLHLCGLKDKTEEDALEMRTSEQKHLALRGF
- a CDS encoding ATP-binding protein, with the translated sequence MQQPLKLKIPSLTDNIRIVESFIDHAREYYKFNDDVYGNIMIAVTESVNNAIVHGNKSDKEKNVHLSVELNEENLSFVVEDEGLGFDYENLPDPTAPENLEKPGGRGIFLIKNLADEVKFSDAGNKVSLVFYLNS